Part of the Trichoplusia ni isolate ovarian cell line Hi5 chromosome 16, tn1, whole genome shotgun sequence genome, aaattattaatttttgttttccttttcaaACTCTTATGGTGTCCTATCGCCACGTCTTAAGTTAACATTAGTTCAGGTGTGGAAGAAAGATGCCTCTCTACTCTACATCGATCGCGAAGTCGCGAAAGATCACAGATCTTCAGAAAAacgggaggcctttgcccagcaccGTGGGCTCTCAAAGGGCTCTAAAAAACGAATAATATTGAaggctaaagaaatacaaaataataataaatattttactttaccaAGTAACGTTTGTTCAGTAGGTACTCTCGTTGGGCGCACAGATTTGGTATTTGACTTGTCACCAGGGGCTCGAAGTCTGCCAAAGAGGAATGCAACAGAGGCTTTGTAACATTAAACTACAAGAAGAatcaaaaagagaaaaataccTTGACCCTTTCCACAGCCAAAAGCTTTTATGCCCACTAATAAATGAGGGGAAATTACCACCGAAAGGTTACCCTAACATAATACCGACTTCATCGAGGCGGACCCAGTTGGAGATAGCGGGATGTCCTGAATTCGTTCGTTCTTACCGATATGGTCACTGGCGGCTCATAAGAGAGACAAGCGAAAGAAAagtggggaggcctatgccagCCGTGGGATATTCagggctagtaataataataaaaaagttttggcTTAAAACCTGTTTAAATCTTCTCAGGCCTTTGATAGagcttaaagtatttttttcatgacaCTGACATATTAAGAATGCGCGACTGCGcagtttttgttgattttagtgcactgtaattttgtattgaactgcaatttgattattataaaataatggtatCAAAGGAACTTTCTCCTTCGAATACTTATTAGTCGTACGTGCGAGGTATGTTTCCTGATTTGTTTGAAGATGAATTCcttggttttttattattctacttCTCCGCATAGTAAAATTCAGTTTAAAGTAGgttattaaatcaaagaaaacgcataacaaataaattaacggTTAGATTAGATCGTCTGAGCCAGAGTTCCAAATTTTGTGCCATCGTCCTTGGTACCTATcctataattattgattttattgacTAGATGAAACTTATTTCAGGAGATATCATCTAAACGAGAAAAATGGGTTTAATACAGTCCGTGTTTTGTTCTATGACATTTTGTGTCGAAAGGTAAAAAGAtagtactttatttttactgtagAGTAAGTCAAGAAAGTAGACATTCATATTCTTTTGAACTAATAGATTAACCGTTTTTATAAAGTAACCTTATGGACATTTCTCTTATACATCCACCCATGCATATCCATTATACCCACGTAAGTGTTtcttacaaacatttaattttccaGAGTTCTAACATGGACATGCTGCGCTTTCCTGTTGATGTTACTCATGTTTAGCATTGTCCTGCTGATGGTGTATGGTATCTCAGTTGGCTACCATTACGCACAAAAAGAACTCGCTTCATTCGCAAGTAAGTATATTTGCCCACAAAGCTGACAGTTTAGCATGTGGTTCGCACCGAGGAAAAAGATACAGGACAACTTAAGCTCACATTTTAGATAATTATACATACTTACTTTTTACTTTGAAGAAAGTAGTAAAGTAGGTAGTGAGGTAAATAGCTAATATAAGTATACTAGggaaattataaataggtatattgtttaattattttttaacagacGGCATAGTTTACATTTATTAAGGACTTGTTTCATCACTGCCACAAGTTCCCGTTAAgttacttgacagattttttcctAGAAAGAAAGACAAATTGTCAAACAGACGTTAAAGCTTGTTATTTCCGGCAGTGTCGTCGAGATCCACGACGGAGCCGACGATGTTGCGCGCCGGGCCGGAGAACAGGCCCGTGGTGCGCCTGCTCGCAGTCAACAGGTCCGAGGTCGAGCACGCGCCACACCCGCTCCTTGGTACCTAGGCACTTCTCGTTCAGTGTTACAAAACTACAATTTTTGTTCTcagtgtaggtacctatataaaataatacgttCTGAATTACAGAGGTGTACCAAACCAGGAGGCCGGGAGAGCAAATTTATATGGAGACTTCCGAGACACCCATCGTTGTTTTAGAAACTGAACGGTatataattctgttttatttcaaaggATAGATTTTTTTGGCAGTTTGTAACTATTTTGCTAATGTGTTTATTGCGCTAGGCCCCCGAAAGAGCCCGAGTTGTCCCCGCATGAGCGAGAGTTGGCACGAAGACTCATCGGTCGGTTCCGTCGTTCACGAAACAACACATCGACGCCGATCCCTTTCTTCCGGCCTTTAAGAAACAATACAGATCGCAAATTCATCCCTTTCACATGAATACTGCAGAATTTACACttgtgattttaataaatttaccaAGTTCTCGTTACTGTTATGGGAAGCATGGGAAACTTAGATCAATATAATCAAGTTGTAGGGTGAATTAtctacatttatattatgtttatttattatcgtgattttaaattaataaagtatttaataattatgagatttttattgaaagttaCGCTTACagactttaatacaaaatacatatttagatGCTGGTAACATTGGTTACGTTGAACGTTGTGAAATTTATGTGAGGCATGGTGCTGGCTTGTTGTTTGTTGTCAGTGCTATTACTGGCCACTTCAGGAGTATCAATTTCACGACGCGCTAGACGATGGGCAAATCCTCGCGCCACCGCCTTGTCCACCGAGCGCATCACGTTGCCCTGGCGGCGCGTTTCGGCGCCCGAACGCAACGCTCCTGCCGCTTTTGCAGCTTTCGCTGTAACACAGTTTTGAGAGAAATAATATCACATGTTCTCGTTTGTCAAGTAAAGCATAGACGTTCAAGTAAAACGTACCCATA contains:
- the LOC113501903 gene encoding uncharacterized protein LOC113501903 isoform X1 is translated as MGLIQSVFCSMTFCVERVLTWTCCAFLLMLLMFSIVLLMVYGISVGYHYAQKELASFAMSSRSTTEPTMLRAGPENRPVVRLLAVNRSEVEHAPHPLLEVYQTRRPGEQIYMETSETPIVVLETERPPKEPELSPHERELARRLIGRFRRSRNNTSTPIPFFRPLRNNTDRKFIPFT
- the LOC113501903 gene encoding uncharacterized protein LOC113501903 isoform X2, coding for MLLMFSIVLLMVYGISVGYHYAQKELASFAMSSRSTTEPTMLRAGPENRPVVRLLAVNRSEVEHAPHPLLEVYQTRRPGEQIYMETSETPIVVLETERPPKEPELSPHERELARRLIGRFRRSRNNTSTPIPFFRPLRNNTDRKFIPFT
- the LOC113501905 gene encoding uncharacterized protein LOC113501905 isoform X1, which translates into the protein MGCVCCSLSSFVSIVLDALERISLCTVCAMLTCCLLFTILTVMVLGIGIGYHYCFVQNSVDAMAKAAKAAGALRSGAETRRQGNVMRSVDKAVARGFAHRLARREIDTPEVASNSTDNKQQASTMPHINFTTFNVTNVTSI
- the LOC113501905 gene encoding uncharacterized protein LOC113501905 isoform X2, whose amino-acid sequence is MLSKAKAAKAAGALRSGAETRRQGNVMRSVDKAVARGFAHRLARREIDTPEVASNSTDNKQQASTMPHINFTTFNVTNVTSI